A stretch of the Arvicola amphibius chromosome 8, mArvAmp1.2, whole genome shotgun sequence genome encodes the following:
- the Map2 gene encoding LOW QUALITY PROTEIN: microtubule-associated protein 2 (The sequence of the model RefSeq protein was modified relative to this genomic sequence to represent the inferred CDS: inserted 17 bases in 16 codons; deleted 30 bases in 27 codons; substituted 5 bases at 5 genomic stop codons) gives MADERKDDGKAPHWTSASLTEAAAHPHPPEMKDQGGAGEGLSRSANGFPYREEEEGAFGEHGSQGTYSDTKENGINGELTSADRETAEEVSARIVQVVTAEAVAVLKGEQEKEAQHKDQSAALPLAAEETAHLPPSPPPSPASEQAVAVEEEKKTLKGAMTEDTKPASLPGKEHGAAKTSDXPQGLSEGQVESSAEAQIVPEDSALAGAPHEKSVKEVTEVASDVKIPSSIKEASKMEFPEPQKLASSFAEPLDKXRKESEMQSKPGEDFEHAALVPQPEITKTPQDXKDVQDVEGEKSPSVPFAHTFGTNLEDIKQNVEPSIAVPSIGLSAEPVAPKEQKDWFIEMPVESKKDEWGLAAPISPGPLTPMREKDMLEDIPRWXGKQFDSPMXSPFHGGSFTLPLDIIKNERITEVPQPLAPVFFQPDDKMSLQDTSGLATAKDSSRDEEPQKDKADKADVPSSEAATLPRDAHGPVVEGHIKESVSGEEKXATNQEIKETSIPSGQEPTLTEDEPHTKLDEKLVVSIEEASGQKKMNPPKLRDDETGVIQTSTEHSSSKEQKDREHVTDELKQDSFPISLEQALFSSAMTSETFEKATYEPEAVSEMRETQGLFEENTAVKDKLKXSASATIAEVGVPFYEDKSGMSKYFETSALKEEVATSKQLGSDYYELSDARGSAQESFXTVPPKDQRDEKELQAKESQPSAPAQEAGYSTLAQSYPSELPEEPSSPQERIVTIDPKVYGEKRDLHSKNKDDLTLSRSLGLGGRSAIXQRSMSINLPMSCLDSIALGFNFGRGHDLSPLASDIITNTSGSMDEGDDYLPPTTPAVEKVPCFPVESKEEGEKAEEVKVTGEQSIQIESSSESPFPAKEYYKNGAVMAPDLPEMLDLAGTRSRLASVSADAEVARRKSVPSEAVIAESGTGLPPVADENQVTGKPDSQLEDMGYCVFNKYTVPLPSPVQDTENLSGESGSFYEGTDDKVRRDLATDLSLIEVKLAAAGRVKDEFTAEKDTSPPTSADKSGPSREVDHDRKTNDKMDTVLEQSEEMLKSKELAKEAEEAGEKLEVFGLGVTYEEASAKELTTAEDTSPEKAAKGLSSVPEVAEVEPAHKSRIRGRFCCNESXAKSARYKKISDFGXMAQGMNVEATELKCEVFSGTDTLIQRTSKKMLRSWVIEPGHIERRLKVCETEVKEKVAKPDLVHQEAVDKEESYESSGEHESLTMESLKPDEGKKEISPEYTLIQDEVAXQMSVEIPCPPPVSEADLSQMRKLRFQGIIQLPKEEESTETPDIPAIPADVTPATAXSSRVPSEERDQKLGEEYDKLLFRSDTFRLLTWLSQEXEEFVETCPGEHKGGIESVVTIEDDFITVLQTTTHEGESGSHSVRFAAPAQPERKGGPCPHDEELEVEMAAEAQAEPKDGSPDAPATPEREEVCIQEYKTETYDDXKDETTIDDSIMDADSLWVDHSRYDDRSIILGTVETIPKEEKAEKEARRPSLENIEKKKPFKTWERQNSTPERKXAKKEPSTVSRDEVRRKKAVYKKAELAKKTEVQAHSPSRKPFLKPAIKYTRPNHLSCAKYRRTSASGESAQAPSALKQTKDKVTDGVTKSPEKRSSLPRPSSILPPRRGVSGDRXEKTRSLXNSSISSAHGGTTRSEPIRRAGKSGTSTPTTPGSTAITPSLGTPPSYSSRTPGTPGTPSYPRTPHTPGTPKSAILVPSEKKVAIIRTPPKSPATPKQLRLINQQPLPDLKNVKSKIGSTDNIKYQPKGGQVRILNKKIDFSKVQSRCGSKDNIKHSAGGGNVSGGRVKIESVKTGFQGKGQAXKGAPDNAHHVPGGGNVKVRDEAXTVMYDSQKLNFREQRKGRVDHGAEIITQSPSRSSVXSPRRLSNVSSSGSINLLDSPQSATLAEESPAALAKQGYEYVSLARDVY, from the exons aagaaaacgcTAAAGGGTGCTATGACTGAGGACACGAAACCTGCCTCC CTTCCTGGGAAAGAGCATGGGGCTGCTAAGACCTCAG TACCCCAGGGCCTCAGTGAGGGCCAAGTGGAATCTAGCGCAGAGGCACAGATAGTTCCAGAAGACAGTGCCCTGGCAGGGGCTCCACATGAGAAAAGTGTAAAAGAGGTCACGGAGGTGGCTTCGGACGTAAAAATTCCTTCCTCTATCAAGGAAG CCTCGAAGATGGAATTCCCTGAGCCGCAGAAATTGGCTTCCTCTTTCGCTGAGCCTTTAGACA GGAGAAAGGAATCGGAGATGCAGAGTAAGCCTGGTGAAGATTTTGAGCATGCTGCCTTAGTTCCTCAGCCAGAGATTACTAAAACTCCTCAAG ACAAGGATGTTCAAGACGTGGAAGGGGAAAAGTCACCCTCCGTCCCATTTGCGCACACTTTTGGTACCAACCTGGAAGACATAAAACAGAACGTAGAACCAAGC ATAGCAGTACCTAGCATCGGCCTGTCTGCAGAGCCTGTAGCTCCAAAAGAGCAGAAAGACTGGTTCATTGAAATGCCAGTGGAATCAAAGAAAGATGAATGGGGTCTAGCTGCCCCAATATCTCCTGGTCCTCTGACACCCATGAGGGAAAAAGACATGCTGGAGGATATTCCAAGAT AAGGGAAGCAGTTTGATTCTCCCA CAAGTCCCTTTCATGGTGGAAGTTTCACTCTTCCTTTAGATattataaagaatgaaagaatcaCAGAAGTACCACAACCCTTGGCTCCTGTCTTCTTCCAACCAGATGACAAAATGTCCCTGCAGGACACCAGTGGCCTAGCTACTGCCAAAGATAGTTCTAGAGATGAGGAGCCACAGAAAGATAAAGCAGACAAGGCAGATGTTCCA TCCTCAGAAGCTGCCACCCTACCGAGAGATGCTCATGGTCCAGTAGTGGAAGGCCATATCAAGGAAAGTGTTTCAGGGGAAGAAA GTGCCACAAAtcaagagataaaagaaacttCAATCCCCAGTGGACAGGAACCTACACTCACCGAAGATGAGCCACACACAAAGCTTGACGAGAAATTAGTCGTTTCTATTGAAGAAGCCAGTGGGCAAAAGAAGATGAACCCCCCAAAATTGAGAGATGATGAAACAGGTGTAATTCAGACCTCCACCGAGCATTCTTCCTCCAAAGAACAGAAAGACCGAGAACATGTAACCGATGAGTTAAAACAGGACTCATTCCCTATAAGTCTGGAACAAGCTCTTTTCAGTTCC GCCATGACTTCTGAGACCTTTGAAAAAGCGACATATGAGCCAGAGGCAGTGAGTGAAATGAGAGAAACCCAGGGACTTTTTGAGGAGAACACGGCTGTCAAAGATAAGTTGAA GAGTGCGTCTGCAACAATAGCGGAGGTTGGTGTGCCGTTTTATGAAGATAAATCGGGAATGTCCAAATACTTTGAAACATCTGCATTGAAGGAA GAAGTGGCAACAAGCAAGCAGTTGGGCAGTGATTACTATGAACTGAGTGATGCAAGAGGAAGTGCCCAGGAATCTT GCACTGTACCTCCCAAGGACCAGCGTGATGAAAAGGAACTTCAGGCAAAAGAATCCCAGCCCAGTGCTCCAGCACAAGAAGCAGGATACAGCACTCTTGCCCAGAGTTATCCATCTGAGCTACCTGAAGAACCAAGTTCTCCTCAAGAAAGGATTGTCACTATTGACCCAAAAGTTTATGGGGAGAAAAGGGACCTT CACAGTAAGAACAAGGATGATTTGACC CTTAGTCGAAGTTTAGGGCTTGGTGGACGGTCTGCAA GACAAAGAAGCATGTCCATCAACTTGCCTATGTCTTGCCTCGATTCCATTGCCCTTGGGTTTAACTTTGGCCGGGGCCATgatctttcccctctggcttcTGATATT ATAACTAACACGAGCGGAAGCATGGATGAAGGAGATGATTACCTTCCCCCTACCACGCCTGCAGTGGAGAAGGTCCCTTGCTTCCCAGTAGAGAGCAAAGAGGAAGgcgagaaggcagaggaagtaaAGGTGACTGGAGAACAAAGTATTCAGATTGAGTCGTCCTCCGAGTCACCCTTCCCAGCCAAAGAATATTAC AAAAACGGTGCCGTCATGGCCCCTGACCTGCCTGAGATGCTAGATCTTGCAGGAACCAGGTCCAGGTTAGCTTCT GTGAGTGCAGATGCTGAGGTTGCCAGGAGAAAATCAGTCCCATCAGAGGCTGTGATTGCAGAGAGTGGTACTGGTTTGCCA CCTGTCGCTGATGAAAACCAAGTCACTGGAAAACCTGACAGTCAACTGGAAGACATG GGATACTGTGTGTTCAATAAATACACAGTCCCTCTGCCATCACCAGTTCAAGACACTGAGAATTTGTCGGGAGAGAGTGGCTCATTTTATGAAGGAACTGATGACAAAGTCCGTAGAGATTTGGCGACAGACCTTTCACTGATTGAAGTAAAACTTGCAGCTGCAGGAAGAGTCAAAGATGAGTTCACTGCTGAGAAAGACACATCTCCACCCACTTCTGCTGACAAATCAGGACCGAGTCGGGAGGTTGACCATGACAGGAAAACTAACGACAAAATGGACACTGTCCTTGAACAGAGTGAGGAGATGTTGAAGTCAAAGGAACTTGCCAAGGAGGCCGAAGAGGCTGGTGAGAAATTGGAGGTCTTTGGGTTAGGTGTAACCTATGAGGAAGCCTCTGCCAAAGAACTGACAACAGCTGAAGACACGTCACCAGAGAAAGCAGCAAAAGGTCTC AGTTCAGTGCCGGAAGTGGCTGAGGTGGAACCAGCCCACAAAAGCCGAATCAGGGGTCGATTTTGCTGCAACGAAAGCTGAGCCAAGTCCGCTAGATATAAAAAGATCAGTGACTTtg agatggctcaggggatgAATGTAGAGGCCACAGAGCTCAAGTGCGAGGTTTTCTCAGGAACTGACACTCTCATCCAAAGGACCTCAAAGAAGATGCTTCGTTCCTGGGTTATTGAGCCTGGCCACATTGAAAGAAGGCTCAAAGTGTGTGAAACAGAAGTCAAAGAGAAGGTAGCGAAGCCTGACCTGGTGCACCAGGAGGCTGTAGACAAAGAAGAGTCCTATGAGTCTAGTGGTGAGCATGAG AGCCTCACAATGGAGTCC CTGAAGCCGGATGAGGGCAAGAAGGAAATCTCTCCAGAGTACACTCTGATTCAAGACGAAGTTG CGCAAATGTCTGTGGAAATCCCTTGCCCACCTCCTGTTTCGGAGGCTGACTTATCACAGATGAGAAAGCTGAGGTTTCAAGGAATtatccagctgccaaaggaagaagaaagcacagagacC CCAGATATACCCGCCATACCTGCTGATGTCACCCCAGCCACAGCCTGAAGCAGCAGGGTCCCAAGTGAGGAAAGAGATCAGAAGCTGGGGGAGGAATATGACAAACTGCTCTTCCGCTCAGACACCTTCAGATTACTGACCTGGTTGTCCCAGGAGTAGGAGGAGTTTGTGGAGACCTGCCCA GGTGAACACAAAGGTGGGATTGAGTCTGTAGTGACCATCGAAGATGACTTCATCACTGTA CTGCAGACCACCACCCATGAAGGGGAGTCGGGGTCCCATAGTGTGCGCTTCGCAGCTCCAGCTCAGCCCGAGAGGAAAGGAGGACCGTGCCCTCACGATGAAGAGCTCGAAGTAGAGATGGCAGCAGAAGCCCAGGCAGAACCCAAGGATGGCTCTCCAGATGCCCCAGCTACCCCTGAGAGAGAAGAGGTTTGCATA caagaatataaaacagaaacCTACGATG TCAAAGACGAGACCACCATTGATGACTCCATCATGGATGCC GACAGCCTGTGGGTGGACCACTCAAGgt ATGATGATAGAAGCATCATACTAGGAACAGTAGAAACTATCCCTAAAGAGGAGAAAGCTGAGAAGGAAGCTCGGAGACCATCTCTtgaaaacatagaaaagaaaaaaccctttAAAACCTGGGAGAGGCAGAATTCCACTCCTGAAAGAA TAGCTAAAAAGGAACCTAGCACGGTCTCCAGGGATGAAGTGAGAAGGAAAAAAG CAGTTTATAAGAAGGCTGAACTTGCTAAAAAAACAGAAGTT CAGGCCCACTCTCCTTCCAGGAAACCTTTTTTAAAACCTGCTATCAAATACACTAGACCAAATCATCTCTCCTGT GCAAAATACAGAAGGACCT CAGCAAGCGGTGAATCTGCCCAGGCTCCCAGCGCACTTAAACAGACGAAGGACAAAGTCACT GATGGTGTCACCAAGAGCCCAGAAAAGCGTTCTTCCCTCCCaaga ccttcctccatcctccctcctcgGAGGGGTGTCTCAGGAGACA GGGAGAAAACTCGTTCTCTCTGAAACAGCTCCATCTCTTCAGCTCACGGCGGGACCACCC GGTCAGAGCCAATTCGCAGAGCCGGAAAGAGTGGCACCTCAACCCCGACCACTCCTGGATCCACTGCAATCACTCCATCACTC GGCACTCCCCCAAGCTACTCTTCACGTACC CCAGGCACTCCTGGAACCCCCAGCTATCCTAGGACCCCTCATACACCGGGAACCCCAAAATCTGCCATCTTGGTGCCTAGTGAGAAGAAAGTCGCCATTATTCGCACCCCTCCAAAGTCCCCAGCTACTCCCAAGCAGCTTCGACTTATTAACCAG CAGCCACTGCCAGACCTGAAGAATGTCAAATCCAAAATCGGATCAACTGACAACATCAAATACCAGCCCAAAGGGGGTCAG GTTAGGATTTTAAACAAGAAGATCGATTTTAGCAAAGTTCAGTCAAGATGTGGTTCCAAGGATAACATCAAACATTCTGCTGGGGGCGGAAATGTAA GTGGTGGGCGTGTGAAAATTGAGAGTGTTAAAACTGGATTTCAAGGAAAAGGCCAAG CTAAAGGGGCTCCTGACAATGCTCACCACGTACCCGGAGGAGGCAATGTGAAGGTGAGAGATGAGGCGTGAACCGTTATGT ATGACAGCCAAAAGTTGAACTTCAGAGAGCAACGCAAAGGC CGTGTAGATCATGGGGCTGAGATCATCACACAGTCCCCAAGCAGGTCGAGCG GATCGCCTCGGCGACTCAGCAACGTCTCCTCTTCGGGAAGTATCAATCTGCTGGAT TCCCCTCAGTCTGCCACTTTGGCTGAGGAGTCACCTGCCGCGCTTGCTAAGCAGGGCTATGAATATGTCTCCTTAGCACGGGACGTATATTAG